In Leuconostoc kimchii IMSNU 11154, one genomic interval encodes:
- a CDS encoding response regulator transcription factor, translating to MSKVLIVEDEENLAKFVGLELKHEGYEVETVLDGRAGLDAALANNYDVILLDLMLPELNGLEVARRLRESKKTPIIMMTARDSVIDRISGLDYGADDYLVKPFAIEELLARIRSLLRRIAIETESNDKHRAIINFKDLRIEKENRIARRDNQIINLTKREYDLLLTLVENINVVQSREQLLKEVWGFDSEVETNVVDVYIRYLRNKIDDPESKASYIQTVRGTGYVMRS from the coding sequence ATGAGTAAAGTATTGATTGTTGAAGATGAAGAAAATTTAGCTAAATTTGTTGGACTGGAACTAAAACATGAGGGTTATGAAGTTGAAACTGTTTTGGATGGTCGTGCAGGATTAGATGCAGCGTTAGCAAATAACTATGATGTTATTTTGCTTGATTTAATGTTACCTGAATTAAATGGTTTAGAAGTGGCTCGCCGCTTACGTGAGTCTAAAAAGACACCCATCATTATGATGACGGCACGAGATTCAGTTATTGATCGTATTTCTGGTCTAGACTATGGCGCAGATGATTACTTGGTTAAGCCATTTGCGATCGAAGAACTACTAGCGCGTATTCGTTCACTACTCCGTCGTATTGCAATTGAGACTGAGTCAAATGATAAGCATCGTGCGATTATTAATTTCAAAGATTTGCGAATCGAGAAAGAAAATCGTATTGCTCGTCGTGACAATCAAATTATTAACCTCACAAAACGCGAATATGACCTGCTATTGACATTGGTTGAAAATATTAATGTTGTTCAGTCACGTGAACAACTATTAAAAGAGGTTTGGGGCTTCGATTCAGAAGTTGAAACCAATGTTGTTGATGTTTATATTCGTTACTTGCGTAATAAAATTGATGATCCAGAAAGTAAGGCATCATATATCCAAACAGTTCGTGGTACTGGATACGTTATGCGTAGCTAA
- the rsfS gene encoding ribosome silencing factor, giving the protein MTTALNVKEVLETAIKAVDSKKANHIVALDMRQVSLMADYFVIADAASNRQVQAIVTEVKDKVLAAGGQVKLIEGFQKADWVLIDLGDVIVHIFSTEQRDFYNLERLWHDAPYLDLTRLLVTD; this is encoded by the coding sequence TTGACAACAGCATTAAATGTAAAAGAAGTACTAGAAACAGCTATAAAAGCAGTAGATAGCAAAAAAGCTAATCATATTGTTGCACTCGATATGCGTCAAGTAAGCTTGATGGCTGACTATTTTGTGATTGCTGATGCGGCGTCTAACCGTCAAGTACAGGCCATTGTAACAGAGGTCAAAGATAAAGTATTAGCAGCAGGTGGACAAGTGAAATTAATTGAAGGTTTCCAAAAAGCTGATTGGGTTTTGATCGACTTAGGCGATGTGATTGTGCACATTTTTTCAACCGAGCAGCGTGACTTTTATAATCTAGAGCGCTTGTGGCATGATGCGCCTTACTTAGATTTAACGAGGTTGCTTGTAACAGATTAA
- a CDS encoding acylphosphatase, with protein sequence MQKSYQIKVYGRVQGVGFRWFAQNLAQECHIVGWVQNENDGTVDMKIQGDAVDMINFLEKVKRGPGPYSHVEKIVKQPIASFDSNNFAIR encoded by the coding sequence ATGCAGAAAAGTTATCAGATTAAAGTGTACGGGCGTGTCCAAGGTGTTGGTTTCCGCTGGTTTGCTCAAAACTTGGCACAGGAATGCCATATTGTCGGTTGGGTTCAAAATGAAAATGACGGCACAGTTGACATGAAAATACAAGGTGATGCGGTTGATATGATTAATTTTCTTGAAAAAGTAAAACGAGGTCCTGGCCCATACAGTCATGTTGAAAAAATTGTTAAACAGCCGATTGCATCGTTTGATTCGAATAATTTTGCTATTAGGTAA
- a CDS encoding nicotinate-nucleotide adenylyltransferase has product MNGVYTKLTQGQSQLQSNPVKKRIGIFGGTFNPPHVGQLVLAESVGKQLGLEKVLWMPNAQPIDGTHASAIEPAYRLQLVKSAIAGNPFFDIELIEVRNGGKSYTYQTMRELVETHPENDYYFIIGGEKVEKLPTWDHIEELTRLVTFVAGVHGTQEKHSDYPMLWCDVPDIRITSSDIRTKIRLNQSVNYLVPDREAGFIAEYNLYRGLYD; this is encoded by the coding sequence ATGAATGGTGTGTATACAAAATTAACTCAAGGACAATCTCAATTACAGTCAAATCCTGTTAAAAAGCGAATTGGCATTTTTGGTGGTACCTTTAACCCTCCACATGTCGGGCAATTAGTCTTAGCAGAATCAGTTGGTAAGCAACTCGGGTTAGAAAAGGTCCTTTGGATGCCAAATGCGCAACCGATTGATGGCACGCATGCTAGCGCTATTGAACCGGCTTATCGGTTACAACTTGTTAAAAGTGCTATTGCTGGGAATCCATTTTTTGATATTGAGTTGATTGAGGTACGAAATGGTGGTAAATCATATACATATCAGACGATGCGTGAACTTGTTGAAACACATCCCGAAAATGACTATTACTTTATTATTGGTGGCGAAAAAGTTGAAAAACTACCCACATGGGATCATATCGAAGAATTAACGCGTTTGGTCACCTTCGTGGCTGGTGTTCATGGCACTCAAGAAAAACACTCGGATTACCCTATGTTATGGTGTGATGTCCCTGATATTCGTATTACGTCATCAGACATCAGAACAAAAATAAGACTGAATCAAAGTGTTAATTACTTAGTACCTGACCGTGAAGCAGGCTTTATAGCAGAATATAATTTGTATCGAGGATTATATGACTAA
- a CDS encoding class I SAM-dependent DNA methyltransferase, whose protein sequence is MANKNIKENYSTFAEKYDNLFNDDLYQDWANFVVDNTQAGRVLDLGGGAGRLAVLLAQQHYQVDILDLSSEMLSLAQKHAFDAGVDVSLIQADMREWSDWQAEYATIISFADALNYLPNLVDFRATLEQVFDHLEAGGQFLFDVITPYQVNVLYDNYYYNNDDDEDNIFMWTSYPGETANSVDHDLKFFVYDEKIDGFKILREIHHEQTYSLANYQHELERAGFKNISVSADFGKQTVNDTTQRWFFKAVKS, encoded by the coding sequence ATGGCTAACAAAAATATAAAAGAAAATTATTCAACATTTGCTGAAAAATACGATAACTTATTTAATGACGATTTGTACCAAGATTGGGCAAACTTCGTTGTAGACAATACACAAGCAGGGCGTGTGCTGGATCTTGGTGGTGGTGCTGGAAGATTGGCTGTATTATTAGCTCAACAACATTATCAAGTTGATATTTTAGATCTATCTTCTGAAATGCTATCTTTAGCGCAGAAACATGCTTTTGATGCTGGCGTTGATGTTAGTTTGATTCAAGCTGACATGCGAGAATGGTCCGATTGGCAAGCAGAATATGCGACAATTATTAGTTTTGCAGATGCATTAAATTATTTACCTAATCTTGTTGATTTTAGAGCAACACTTGAGCAAGTCTTTGATCATCTTGAAGCAGGTGGACAATTTCTATTTGATGTCATCACGCCGTATCAAGTCAATGTATTGTACGATAATTATTATTATAATAACGATGATGATGAAGACAACATTTTTATGTGGACAAGTTACCCTGGTGAAACGGCCAATAGTGTCGATCATGACTTGAAATTCTTTGTTTATGATGAAAAAATAGATGGGTTTAAAATTTTACGTGAAATTCACCATGAACAAACCTATTCATTGGCCAATTATCAACATGAACTTGAAAGAGCTGGTTTCAAAAATATTAGTGTGTCAGCTGATTTTGGTAAGCAAACAGTTAATGACACAACGCAACGCTGGTTTTTTAAGGCGGTGAAATCATGA
- a CDS encoding nucleotidyltransferase, whose translation MKAVGLVTEYNPFHNGHIYHIQEAKKLTGADVVVVVMSGNFVQRGEPALFDKWTRAKAALENGVDLVVELPTFFAVQPSHLFAEGAVKLLSALGVSDMVFGSEHAHVDFLELASQAPSIEQGRDVQDKNQTFASAYAAELETKTGFKLTDPNDILAFSYAKAVIKLGVDIRLHPIQRLAAGYHDQTFLVGQTIASASSIRLALHKGKLEKIQDVVPSVTLQAITDGSHTINFEEKFWPLLKYRLTTDTVGQLGQIYQMAEGLEHRLAAIALGEPGPKSYQSFIKAIKSKRYTFARMQRTLFYTLLNVKVDQMQAAMQDPYLRVLGFTDAGQKYLNEIKKTVSLPLISKVDQNLAKANLRLDYKAGKLWQMLANQSEQQDVTRKPISVKSTKLSVNREIILGD comes from the coding sequence ATGAAAGCAGTTGGTTTAGTAACAGAATATAATCCGTTTCATAATGGACATATATATCATATACAGGAGGCAAAAAAATTAACTGGGGCGGATGTGGTGGTCGTTGTTATGTCAGGAAATTTTGTGCAACGTGGCGAACCAGCATTATTTGATAAGTGGACACGTGCTAAAGCGGCATTAGAAAATGGCGTTGATTTAGTTGTAGAACTACCAACTTTTTTTGCAGTCCAACCCAGTCATTTGTTTGCTGAAGGCGCGGTTAAATTATTGTCAGCATTAGGTGTGAGTGATATGGTGTTTGGTAGTGAACATGCTCATGTTGATTTTTTGGAATTAGCTAGTCAAGCGCCTAGTATTGAACAGGGTCGTGATGTACAGGACAAAAATCAAACCTTTGCGAGCGCCTATGCAGCAGAGTTAGAAACGAAAACTGGTTTTAAATTAACAGATCCTAATGATATTTTAGCATTTAGTTACGCTAAGGCAGTGATCAAGCTAGGCGTAGATATAAGGTTACACCCTATTCAACGTCTGGCAGCAGGTTATCATGATCAAACATTTTTGGTTGGGCAAACAATAGCATCAGCCTCATCTATTCGACTGGCATTACATAAAGGCAAATTGGAAAAAATTCAAGATGTTGTGCCATCCGTCACTTTGCAAGCTATTACTGACGGTAGCCATACGATCAACTTCGAAGAGAAATTTTGGCCATTACTAAAATATCGTTTGACGACAGATACTGTTGGTCAATTGGGGCAAATTTATCAAATGGCAGAAGGTTTAGAACATCGCCTGGCAGCTATAGCATTAGGTGAGCCTGGTCCGAAAAGTTATCAGAGTTTTATAAAAGCTATTAAATCAAAGCGGTATACATTTGCCCGTATGCAACGCACATTATTTTATACCCTACTTAACGTGAAAGTTGATCAAATGCAAGCTGCCATGCAAGATCCGTATCTAAGAGTTTTAGGGTTTACAGATGCTGGGCAAAAGTACCTAAATGAAATTAAAAAAACAGTGTCATTACCTTTAATCAGTAAAGTTGACCAAAACTTAGCTAAAGCTAATCTGCGTTTGGACTACAAGGCTGGTAAGTTGTGGCAAATGCTAGCAAATCAATCGGAGCAGCAAGATGTAACGCGTAAACCAATTAGTGTTAAAAGTACCAAACTTAGTGTTAATCGTGAGATAATACTAGGTGATTAA
- the yqeH gene encoding ribosome biogenesis GTPase YqeH encodes MTTEITDAYVQEQLDEGLRCIGCGALMQVSDPEKAGFLPMSALKKAIDSEELFCKRCFRLRHYNEIQPVELTDADFAKLLHQISDTRALIVYVIDIFDVTGSEISGLPRFVGQDNPILVVANKVDLLPKLLNKNRLKNWLQAELKMQGIKPIDIFLTSAQRPQNLDNLLDTIDYFREGRDVYVVGVTNVGKSTLINQIIKAGTGVQDLITTSRFPGTTLDRIEIPLADGKKLIDTPGIIKRDQMAHVLADKDLKFALPKNEIKPRTYQLNSEQTIFIGGLARFDFELGQRTAVTAYFENNLNLHRTKLLGADDFYDKHAGGLLAPSPHGTTTDLVKHEFSITEDSDIVFAGLGWISIPAGVKVAGWAPKGVSVLIRKAMI; translated from the coding sequence GTGACAACTGAAATAACGGACGCATATGTCCAAGAACAATTAGATGAGGGTTTACGCTGTATTGGTTGCGGTGCATTGATGCAAGTCAGCGACCCTGAAAAAGCGGGCTTTTTACCGATGTCCGCGTTAAAAAAGGCAATTGATAGCGAAGAATTATTTTGTAAACGTTGCTTTAGACTGCGACACTATAATGAAATTCAACCGGTCGAATTGACTGACGCAGATTTTGCTAAGCTACTACACCAAATTTCAGATACGCGAGCTTTAATCGTGTATGTTATTGATATTTTTGATGTGACCGGATCAGAAATTTCGGGCTTACCGCGCTTTGTCGGTCAAGATAATCCTATTTTAGTTGTGGCGAATAAGGTAGATTTATTGCCTAAACTACTCAACAAAAATCGCTTGAAAAACTGGTTACAAGCTGAGTTAAAAATGCAGGGAATTAAGCCGATTGATATCTTTTTGACTTCTGCACAACGTCCGCAAAATCTCGATAATTTATTAGATACAATAGATTATTTCCGCGAAGGAAGAGATGTGTATGTTGTTGGCGTAACCAATGTTGGTAAGTCAACTTTGATTAATCAAATTATCAAAGCAGGCACAGGCGTTCAAGATTTGATTACAACATCTCGTTTCCCCGGAACAACTTTAGATCGCATTGAAATACCGCTTGCTGATGGGAAAAAACTGATAGATACGCCAGGAATTATTAAGCGTGATCAAATGGCGCATGTTTTAGCCGATAAGGACTTAAAATTTGCGTTACCCAAAAATGAGATCAAACCACGTACGTATCAGTTGAACTCAGAACAAACTATTTTTATTGGTGGTTTGGCACGTTTTGATTTTGAACTTGGTCAACGTACGGCTGTGACAGCTTATTTTGAAAATAATTTAAATTTACATCGCACAAAATTACTGGGTGCGGATGATTTTTATGACAAACATGCTGGTGGGTTACTGGCTCCTTCTCCACATGGGACAACAACTGATCTCGTTAAACACGAATTTAGTATTACTGAAGACAGTGATATTGTATTTGCAGGACTAGGTTGGATTTCTATTCCCGCTGGCGTTAAAGTCGCTGGCTGGGCACCAAAGGGCGTTTCTGTCCTCATTCGAAAGGCAATGATTTAA
- a CDS encoding sensor histidine kinase, which translates to MSKETNKTEKSAHRFSLSWKLSLGMASGFFVIFIIFEVIISELIKQYFGEIPNVLYQWLWLTAFLGGSAVFVFSFILTRYILRPVKSIETTIEALQDDPMTSVRAKKIHANDEFSDLTTVLNRMIDRLQNLIGAQQQFVSDVSHELRTPVTIVKGHMDLLNRWGKDEPEVLDDSIKSSLVEMQRMETLINEMLNLTRAEQIPIENIQEVTEIGGLVHRVFDNFKLIHPEFIFTFDDDLSNHANVKVRQDHMEQILIILADNAVKYSLERREIHFALSQTPNRVEIGVQDFGEGLSSEDAQRVFDRFYRVDKARSRAKGGNGLGLSIAQRLVEAYGGEITLESALGSGSAFTIRLPLYKEKTDAEKLSD; encoded by the coding sequence ATGTCTAAAGAAACTAACAAAACTGAAAAATCAGCACACCGTTTTTCACTGAGCTGGAAGCTTTCATTGGGGATGGCATCTGGCTTTTTTGTTATCTTTATTATTTTTGAAGTGATTATATCTGAATTGATTAAACAGTATTTTGGTGAAATACCTAATGTGTTATATCAGTGGCTGTGGTTGACCGCTTTTTTGGGTGGTAGTGCTGTTTTTGTATTTTCATTTATCTTGACACGCTATATTCTAAGGCCAGTTAAGTCGATCGAAACAACTATTGAAGCCCTACAAGATGACCCTATGACAAGTGTGCGTGCTAAGAAGATACATGCAAACGACGAATTTTCTGATTTAACAACTGTTTTGAATCGCATGATTGACCGTCTACAAAATCTGATTGGTGCGCAGCAACAATTTGTGTCGGACGTTTCTCATGAATTACGAACACCAGTAACCATTGTGAAGGGACATATGGACCTCCTTAATAGGTGGGGTAAAGACGAACCAGAGGTTTTAGATGATTCAATTAAGTCATCGTTAGTCGAGATGCAGCGAATGGAAACTCTGATTAATGAGATGCTTAATTTAACACGAGCAGAACAGATTCCGATAGAAAATATACAAGAAGTGACTGAGATAGGTGGTTTAGTACACCGTGTGTTTGATAACTTCAAGTTAATTCATCCAGAATTTATTTTTACTTTTGACGATGATTTGAGTAATCATGCGAATGTTAAAGTGCGTCAAGATCACATGGAACAAATTTTAATTATTCTTGCTGATAATGCGGTGAAGTACTCATTAGAACGTCGAGAAATTCATTTTGCACTATCACAAACACCTAATCGCGTTGAAATAGGGGTACAAGACTTTGGCGAAGGTCTGTCAAGCGAGGACGCGCAGCGTGTATTCGATCGGTTTTATCGCGTTGATAAGGCGCGATCACGCGCTAAGGGTGGTAATGGTTTAGGGTTGAGCATTGCCCAACGTTTGGTGGAAGCCTACGGTGGTGAAATTACCCTCGAGAGTGCATTAGGATCTGGATCAGCATTTACAATTAGGTTACCTTTATATAAAGAGAAAACAGATGCAGAAAAGTTATCAGATTAA
- a CDS encoding TrmH family RNA methyltransferase has translation MDRILSNQNSRVKAWKKLATKKGRQENRTYLLDGWHLVEEAIKASAKFHAVMATEEQMATHLPDVPHGVPAFEISDEVAKHIAGTNTPQGIFAEISLPDKTFDPTYVHDGAWLLLDNIQDPGNVGTLVRTADAAGFKGVVFGEGTADAYSPKVVRAMQGSQFHLEVLNGDLNEWADALTANNLSVYGSQLNESAQSYRAIEPSTQFALIVGNEGQGMSNELAEKTTTNLYIPIQGQAESLNVAIAGGILMFSLAAGN, from the coding sequence ATGGATCGTATTTTATCAAATCAAAATAGTCGTGTTAAGGCCTGGAAAAAACTGGCAACAAAAAAAGGACGTCAAGAAAATCGAACTTACTTATTGGATGGTTGGCATTTAGTTGAGGAAGCAATTAAAGCAAGTGCTAAATTTCATGCAGTGATGGCTACCGAAGAACAAATGGCAACGCATTTGCCAGACGTTCCTCATGGTGTACCAGCGTTTGAAATCAGTGATGAAGTAGCTAAACATATTGCTGGAACAAATACACCACAAGGTATATTTGCGGAAATTTCTTTGCCAGACAAAACATTTGATCCAACGTATGTACATGATGGGGCTTGGTTATTATTGGATAACATACAAGATCCTGGCAATGTCGGAACTTTAGTACGAACAGCTGATGCTGCTGGATTTAAGGGAGTTGTTTTTGGTGAAGGAACGGCTGATGCTTACTCACCAAAAGTTGTACGTGCCATGCAGGGATCACAATTTCATTTAGAAGTATTGAATGGTGATTTAAATGAATGGGCTGATGCGCTCACTGCTAATAATTTGTCAGTTTACGGTTCACAGTTAAATGAGTCGGCACAATCATACCGTGCTATTGAGCCAAGCACACAATTCGCTTTAATTGTGGGTAATGAAGGACAAGGTATGTCAAACGAGTTAGCTGAAAAAACAACTACAAATTTGTATATTCCCATTCAAGGGCAAGCTGAAAGTTTGAATGTTGCTATTGCGGGTGGTATTTTAATGTTTAGCTTAGCTGCGGGTAATTAA
- a CDS encoding YhbY family RNA-binding protein, giving the protein MLQLTGKQKRFLRSQANTLSPIFSVGKNGLTQVWVDELVLAISKRELVKISLQQSTDESAKDVASFIQSHSDITVAQIIGRTLVLFLPAQEDKYKKISVELAKI; this is encoded by the coding sequence ATGTTACAACTTACAGGTAAGCAAAAGCGCTTTTTGCGTTCGCAAGCAAATACACTATCGCCCATTTTTTCTGTTGGTAAAAATGGTTTAACGCAAGTTTGGGTTGACGAGCTTGTGTTAGCAATATCAAAACGCGAATTAGTTAAAATTAGTTTACAACAAAGTACAGATGAATCAGCAAAGGATGTTGCGTCATTTATTCAATCGCATTCTGATATCACAGTTGCACAAATTATTGGACGTACATTAGTATTGTTTTTACCGGCTCAAGAAGATAAGTATAAAAAAATCTCAGTTGAATTAGCTAAAATTTAA
- the yidC gene encoding membrane protein insertase YidC translates to MKQVKRILTTAFVILDIILITGGYDQHSRMYRWIGHPLADIMASIAQFIGGVNGIGWAIIIITVILRLVLLPFFLNQQINTTINQIKMQTLKPEIDKLQALTRKAGTTQEQQQASMAMMSLYRENDVSVIGGISFLTMAMQLPIFSGLYSAILHAPALQGATFLGFDLGKPQIIFAVAAGIVYLIQAWLAMQHMPEEQKKTSAAMIFISPVMIFVFAMIASGAIGLYFVIGGLFALLQTLIQHFQRPGLEKRVAREFKIKKTADDLMSEGAKTSNNAKSSTPIEQNKIITENISNKKQRNAGKQQR, encoded by the coding sequence ATGAAACAAGTAAAGCGTATTTTAACAACGGCTTTTGTCATTTTAGATATTATCTTGATTACCGGTGGATATGATCAACACAGTCGCATGTATCGTTGGATTGGACATCCTTTAGCTGATATTATGGCTAGTATTGCTCAATTTATTGGTGGTGTCAACGGTATTGGTTGGGCAATTATTATTATCACGGTTATTTTGCGGCTTGTATTGCTGCCATTCTTTTTAAATCAACAGATTAATACAACAATCAACCAAATCAAAATGCAAACATTAAAGCCAGAAATTGATAAGTTGCAAGCTTTAACGCGAAAAGCCGGCACAACTCAAGAACAACAGCAGGCAAGTATGGCTATGATGTCATTGTATCGTGAAAATGATGTGAGCGTTATTGGCGGTATATCATTTCTGACAATGGCGATGCAGTTACCGATTTTCTCAGGACTATATTCAGCCATTTTGCATGCGCCAGCCTTACAAGGCGCAACATTTTTAGGATTTGATCTTGGTAAGCCACAAATAATATTTGCGGTTGCAGCTGGGATTGTTTATTTGATACAAGCTTGGCTTGCAATGCAGCATATGCCTGAGGAGCAAAAGAAGACGTCAGCTGCGATGATTTTTATTAGTCCTGTCATGATTTTTGTTTTTGCCATGATTGCAAGCGGGGCCATTGGACTTTATTTTGTTATTGGTGGCCTGTTTGCTTTGTTGCAAACGTTAATACAACATTTTCAGAGACCAGGTCTTGAAAAGCGCGTGGCTCGAGAGTTTAAAATTAAAAAAACTGCAGATGATTTGATGTCTGAAGGTGCCAAGACTAGTAATAATGCTAAATCATCAACGCCGATTGAGCAAAATAAAATTATCACTGAAAATATATCAAATAAGAAACAACGTAATGCTGGAAAGCAACAACGTTAA
- the yqeK gene encoding bis(5'-nucleosyl)-tetraphosphatase (symmetrical) YqeK: MTKYFDGSIEELEQRVAKKMSTYRYQHSLRVRDYAKQLASENNVDIEQAEVAALVHDYAKERTDEEFLAVIQDKHLDPDLAKWGNYIWHGVVGAEIIHDELGIDDRDILNAVREHTTGAGSEMTLLSQVLFMADYLEMGRTFPGVETARQVTEQSLAAGVRYQIVHTVLRLVQKETVIYPKSITTYNYWLQHA, translated from the coding sequence ATGACTAAATATTTTGATGGTAGTATTGAAGAATTAGAGCAACGCGTGGCAAAAAAAATGTCGACTTATCGTTATCAACATAGTTTACGTGTTCGCGATTACGCGAAGCAACTCGCTAGTGAGAATAACGTGGATATTGAGCAGGCCGAAGTTGCAGCATTGGTACATGATTACGCCAAAGAGCGAACGGATGAAGAATTTTTAGCTGTCATTCAAGACAAACATTTGGATCCTGATTTGGCGAAATGGGGGAATTATATTTGGCATGGTGTTGTCGGAGCAGAAATCATTCATGATGAGCTGGGAATTGACGATAGAGATATTCTCAATGCAGTTCGAGAACATACGACGGGTGCAGGGTCTGAAATGACGCTACTATCCCAAGTGCTGTTTATGGCTGATTATTTAGAAATGGGCCGCACATTTCCAGGTGTTGAGACCGCACGTCAAGTCACGGAACAATCGCTTGCTGCAGGTGTCAGGTACCAAATTGTGCACACTGTTTTACGATTAGTTCAAAAAGAAACAGTTATTTATCCCAAAAGTATTACAACATATAATTATTGGCTCCAACATGCGTAA
- the secG gene encoding preprotein translocase subunit SecG has protein sequence MEQILIVALIVVGILLIVTVMMQPSKQQDALSALSGGAGDLFAERKSRGFEAVMRRATAILGGLWFIIGFALMYLSAH, from the coding sequence GTGGAACAGATACTTATTGTTGCTTTGATTGTCGTGGGTATTTTGCTCATTGTGACAGTCATGATGCAACCAAGCAAGCAACAAGATGCGTTATCAGCGTTGTCTGGTGGTGCTGGTGACTTGTTTGCTGAGCGTAAGTCACGCGGATTTGAAGCTGTTATGCGTCGTGCAACCGCCATTCTTGGAGGCTTGTGGTTTATTATTGGCTTTGCATTGATGTACCTATCAGCACATTAA
- a CDS encoding DUF177 domain-containing protein yields the protein MKYNKNQLQKYRQNALKIDTTLDLETLAKERFPTTVLALSNLHVIGSICYDENEDILLKAKVTGQITVPSSRSLAPVIREIDLNFDERYIEDDKRLVDFEETDPVFVLENDTLNVDEAILDNVIAELPLQILTPEEVESDQLPSGKDWHVISEQAFENEKKKADKIDLDSRMAKLDDFFKK from the coding sequence ATGAAATATAACAAAAATCAACTTCAAAAGTATCGACAAAATGCACTAAAAATCGATACGACATTAGATTTGGAGACATTGGCTAAAGAAAGATTCCCCACAACCGTTCTAGCTTTATCAAACCTACACGTGATAGGTAGTATATGCTATGACGAGAATGAGGATATTTTACTGAAAGCGAAAGTAACAGGGCAGATCACAGTACCTTCTTCACGATCATTGGCACCAGTTATTCGAGAAATTGACTTAAATTTTGACGAACGTTATATTGAAGATGACAAACGATTAGTGGATTTTGAAGAAACTGATCCGGTTTTTGTATTAGAAAATGATACATTAAATGTTGATGAAGCTATTCTTGATAATGTGATTGCTGAATTACCATTACAAATTTTAACACCAGAAGAAGTTGAAAGCGATCAATTACCTTCTGGAAAAGATTGGCATGTTATCAGTGAACAAGCCTTTGAAAATGAGAAAAAAAAGGCTGATAAAATTGACTTAGATTCTAGAATGGCTAAATTAGATGATTTTTTCAAAAAATGA